TCCTCTTTTGCGCCACATTCTCTCCAGGACCGTCTGTATCACCTGCGGACGGCCTTTGATCTCACCTTCTTTTTCATCGTCATAGTGATTATCATCCAGAACATCATCTTTGGTGTCATTATCGACACCTTTTGCTGCCCTTAGGGCGGAGAAGGACCACAAGGAAGATGTGCTCAAGAACACATGCTTCATCTGTGGTAAGGGGTCATTTAATATACCAGCTCTTTGCATTccgttataataattattattattatgatgccTGTGTGATAAAACTGGTGCATGATTGCTGTAACAACTCAGCCTTAATTGTTTCCTGCTTGTGCATGTGTAATGAATGGCCTTTCCTGTactattgcatgtacatatggAACCTACTGAATCcccatcacacacacctctccaTCCACCTCCCCTGAATACCTATCCACCTCTCTACCTCCCACACACCTTgccacctcccacacaccttcccacctcccacacaccttccccacccccccaccccccataTGCACAGGTCTCCCGCGAGGTGCCTTTGAGAACAAGGACGTGACGTTCCACAAACACATCATTCAGGAGCACAACGTTTGGCACTACCTCTACTTTATAGTGCACCTCAAGACCAAAGACACCACTGAGTTCACTGGACCAGAGAGCTACGTATTCAAGATGATACAGCCTTCATTCAACGTAAGTCACAAATTGAGTTAGGAGATATTGACCTCTATGATTACCTTGACCTTGAGACAAGGAAATGATGAATCACAGTAATAAGTTGGCTTCTGTTGCTCTTAGATCATCAATGCTGAATATGCTATTGAGAGTGATGCTAGGTCAGGCTCCTCTTCACAAGGAAAAGCTCTGGACTTGGAATGATTTCCACGATTGCGATGTATGTCGCTACTAAATCCTGAAGAGGTTGAACAGGAGCAGTACGAAATGAGAGACCTTCAACTGCAGTTACTCGAGACCAACATGCTCATTAAGAGCCTGTCAGTCCAGCTCAACGACCTCAAAGAGCAGGTGAGTGGCACATGTGTGAATATTACATGGGAATTGAGTTGGGTATAGATGCAATAACTTAGTAAAAAGCAAAACAAAGAAGAAACCCATCATCCATCAATGCttgtcagcataattatatgaaccatgcatgtacgtatgtaacTGAAGTATTTGTTGTAACTTTGTTTTTCAAAAGTTCATTATTAAACTCCTGGTGGTATAAAATCGCCATTTGAGGAAAAAATGACCTTATATGCGTCCATGCATAACATTTGTAGAACCCACTCAATGCCACCTAGGTGGTTGCTATCAGGCTTCACAAGAGAAGTCTTATCTTACATTACAAGTATTCGGAAAGTAATGTGACTTCCTGCATGCTTGGTAATTGCCAATCTGAGTGGCTGAAGCAGCCACTTGCCTATATAGAGGCAGCAATGAGTTGATCACGCATTTCACGTTATTTCTCCGAATGTATACATTTGATGTAAGGCAAGGATACGtacttttattatggactcttggCATTTACTCATGCAAAGTTTTTGCTTCATtacatttcttttttttttacagatgATAGCTCAGCGAAAGATGCAACAACACAGAACGCTGCAAGACCGGTTACCAGGCAACGCTCCACAACATGTTCGAATGTCATCTTATCCAATGGGACCCTAGTACTTATTCTTCTTATTTGTCCAATTTGATTTTGtcatcgtataattattgtgatgaacTTGTAGATTAACAACTGCATGCTTTGTTTCATTACACGAATATGATCatcatattataattaattgtttcTCCACTAggaattcataataattataattatgcattagtATATTTTTACTATGTCTTGTACAATCTATATTGTAACAATGTTGTCTATCAATTACTGtcattttaatttaatttgtTGCCTTTTGGATCTGTGAAAATCAATGCAGTGCAGTGTCAATtagcatattgcactgtggtCAGTTCTGTACCGTTTAGAGCTAAATTTTTGAGGAGcttgttttcgtgggttagcaatcctacacgaaaattaattccacCACAAACAATTATGCAAAAATGAAGTCTTAAAGGCGTGGCCTGGGGATGCTATCCATTCCACTTGCGCTATAGAtaatatcaagagttcattaggaagagtacgcaactccacttaaaccATAGTAGGAGTTTCTTCAGGCCtacgtcacaaccacatgctgttgtataaactgtgaaatcaaatttgcaatgaataacagaGTGATGattacactgtaaaaaaatggtgtgtggttttgacgcaagtgcgtgactattgtggcaatTATCAGGAAAAAACGCAAGAAAAAACGCACGTTTGCCACAATAGCCACGCACTCAGGTCAAAACCACTTTTACAGTGTATCACTAATattattcatttacaactgcggtaggaaaggcaatgaataacaacGTTACTAactttattcattgcctttcctacttgCACTAGATTATTATTTGTTCCAATCTTGCACATAAtaagaacaataattattatctttatTATCATTGAACACACCAGGAATAGGTGTACatattatattacatgtatagtaataGTATagtactagctatagtgcaagaATAGTaacctcgatcccaggccgagttttcgcttttataatgATAGGCAAACATGCTCCCATCCCTCTACTAGACTcacaagccgtcactgttgcacgcgacagtgacggcttgcgagtctatccCTCTACCGCTGTAGCTGCGATAGGCCAGTGGGTGCGGCCTTGTCTTGTGATGACTTTTGTCAGTAATtttccagaggaggtacgacatctgtgtgtcaaaggaaacgttttagacacacattccttagatcaaagttcggaatgtgtgtgttaaagacacaGAACCATAGCAATCTATCTTGACGCAGAGGAGGCGCGAAGCACTTAACCTTTGCTACTTAGGTCTCTAGTTGCCGTTGTGTTAAACTTTGACTCTGCTTTGATGCATCAGTAAATTacataatttgcacgtgacatcAATATTAGtattcctgatttacacaagctatagcccagagtcaccagtcccttttctcccgcccccgtccaatcagagaaaagggagtggcttgcgagtctagcaGGTACCAGGCCGCCGTAAGCTTATTTTTAATCGGCCTGAATTCGAGGCTACCTCTGGGCTTGCAATCGACGatcgagccacgcccaactaatacatatacacatataattatataattatatctagatCTAAGTAGACTACTTCATTAATATTCAATTAAGAAAAATGGCTATGTTAGTAACTCTCTTTGCCTTGTTTCTGCTGCAAGGGGCAGCTCAATCTCAATCGTTCTCCTTCCAAGACTCTACCAATGTTCCAGGACTGCAAGTGGACTCCAGTGGGAGAACATTCCTTGCTGCAGGCAACTACCTGTATAGACTTAATTTACAGCTAGTGCAAGAGGAGAGAATTGATCTAGGAGCTACTGTTATCAATAGAGGACTAGCCCTGAGCTCTACTGggatggtggtggtgtgtttaGAGGATCTCTCTTGCTCTGTCTACAATGCAAGCAACCTCGGTGCTGGCCCGATCAGGAGTGTCAGTAATGCTATAGCCTCTGCAAATCCGAACTTTGGAGCAGCTATCATTACGTCAGGAGACACCGTCTATACTGGAGCATCGACTGGTGCAGGAGAGAGAATGGTGCTGCAACAATTCGGAGAGGGGTTCAATAGATCTTCCGACAACAATCGTAATTTATTCAATGGGGGTGAACTGATTTTTGGGGTTGGTGAATTCTCCAGACAATTCTATGGAGGATTTGTGAGTGGTAACTTTACCTACTATGTTGTCTCTGACTATCAACCTGCTGATGCACGAGCTATAAGACTGTTACGTATTTGCAACATGCCTGATTGTGGCGGCCCAAGTACctgtggaatgactgctttgTATGAACTGGGATTCAATTGCGGTTCACGATCAATCAGTGGAGCTActcgtgtgtgtggagtgtcaTTAGTGGAGGACTTCAGTGGGATATCTGGACCTACTGCTGTGGTAACTATTTGTACACCTGGCTTCACTACTAGAAACTCTATTTGTGTGGTCAATATCACTGCTGTCAATGAAGCTATGGACACTAAATATGACTCTTGTATTGTGTCACGCAGCACTGTTGGAGAAGACATTAATATAGCATGGAAAACAATTACAGATAACTGCAATGCTCTGCCTGAGGTTTGTAACTATAGTAATTTAAATTGGTTTAGTATGGAGAACAAGTTCCTCAGATATCTGCACTGCCCTACCTCCGgtttgtaaataattatagacttatataattacagtagaaAAAAACAAATCTCACAATTTGATCTTTCTCTAGGTAACTGGGGACAGATGTGATACACCCACTCCTATCGGTATTCTCGCCCCTGATGGTAGTAGGGACAGTATAGCACCGGTTCGTATTAACTTTGGAGGTACTGTCCCCACCACCTCAATAGCTGTGAAGATGGAGCAGTTCTCTTTTGTGTTTGTGGCAACTGATGATTCACGGATAAGAGGAGTAAGTGGTTGAGTCAGCtatattgtgtataattatgagtctcCACAGTACGATGTCAGTGGTACATCTACCCTATTCTACAATCAGCCAGTGACCTCTCTTGTACATCAGTTGTCATGGCAAGAAGGACTGAACTACATCACAGCAACCACTAATAACTCGGTGAGTACGTCTCACCTCCCATCCACTACCCCATCCCTCTGCATGTAGGTGTTCCAAGTACCCATAGAGGAGTGTTCCCAGCGTATAGACTGTACCAGTTGTACCAATAACCTCAACCCGctctgtgggtggtgtgtggtggagaACAAGTGCTCCCGTCAGACACAGTGTCAGAACTCCAGTCTCTCTAGTAGATGGACACAAGATAATACCAACTGTGTTACAGCCACTGTGGAGCCTATGCAACCTGTGCTTGACCCTGAGATTTCTGTTGGAGTGGTGAGGATTGTGTATTTGTTTCTGATAACATTCAACGACACAGCTCACAGTGGCCCTGACCTCTCCTGGCTTGCCTTTCCTCCTGGCTGGGGAGACCTTCTCTTGTCATCTTGCAGACAGTGAAGGACGTTTCCCTCCCATTACAGTACCAGCTGTTGAGGTCACCCAGGGAACAGTTTATAACTGCAGTATTACAGGAATGGTACCTGACTATCATGGAGTGACTGCAACTATCAACCTGGGATTTCAGAGCTCTCTATTCAATGAGCCATTTGATATCACCAACCAAGCGCTCACCATCTACAGGTGCTCAGCAGGAGAAAGGTATCACCTTAATATTCAAATTCAATATTCATGGTACGTATATTTAGTTCCAGTATGGTCATGATTATCAACTCTCCAATGACTGCATGAAGTCCATTTTAATGATGAATAGTTAAGGCACCACTAAACAgcgagactataattatgtacatgcgaAATGTCGAtgaatgctataattatatggagatCTTTCTTTCTCACTGCACAGTTGTAAGGATTGCCTTGGGCTCGATAGTCCTTGTGGATGGTGTAACCTCAACAAGCAGTGCAGTGGAACATCAGCTCCTTGCAGGAATGTATCTCATTTCCTACAGGTGAGCTCAGTAACCATGGTTACCTGTGACTCTGTACACATCCTCTGTACAGGTGTCTGGAGGCAACAACTTCACTGCCGAGTGCCCCTTATTGGACACGCCCCCCTCTAGTGAGTACACTCAACCAATAAGGGTGGCCCAGGACCTTCGACTGACTACCAAGAACCTCATTTCACCTGTAAGTCATATGACATCCGTACCTGTTTGTTTAATGGCTTCCCTCTATTAGACGGATGGCTTTGAGTACTATTGTGTTGTGAATGGAGTTAGTCTGATAGCTCAGTATGAGAACAAAAACTCCATTCTGTGTACAGTGGGCAGCGGGCAAGTGAGTGGAGACAATAACGTTCTTATGATCACTTGTTGTGTTTACTATCATCCTTAAGTGCTTATCTTAGTCACTGGAATATCACATATAAGTATTTTCACTTTCTGCACAAGACAAATGATTTTACAATTGCTTGCCTTAAATAGTGATGATCTTGTACAGCTCACACTGCCTGCTGGTGTTGGCAGTTCCACTGTAGATGTCAAGGTGATGTGGTCAGGGAATGGCATCAACCACCTACTGAGCAGTATCATGCAACAGACCAatggtacatgcatacacagctAATGCAGGTAACAGATGTTTCAGTATAGAGGCACCAgcacatgtacgtgcatgcaacatttttactgcatgcgGAATGTTGTGCAAACGAGTGGGAATGATTGACTATGATATATAGTTGCTAAAAAGTGGCCAAAAGTTCGAAGTATTGGTGCATGGTCAGTGGCGAATCCAaagggggttctttgggttcaattgaacccccctttgagaaagaagtgagtgggaggctcaagcaactaattagcaagttgttcctttcttactagctttcacatgcacttctcacttacctttagtccttgttagtcctgcgaagctttatctgtgcagtttcagtgactatgaaggctaaaaactctccagcgtagtacatacagactgcttatgaaagtgatgaccttttttttaggaaaaaatTCGGTGTGTTAATGCACATGCTCACTGTTTCGAAGAAGTTACGACgtcttttttttaggtaaaatgtAAAATTTACAATCCTTGACCCGCTCAGAGACCTGGAACCCCTCTTTCAAGATTCCTAGATCCTCCACTGAAGGTGTAGCCTCTTTTTTCCATCTTGCAGCTACTATAGTACTATAGCCAGCTAGCTTTCTGcataccgtatacctcacttgcgcacgCGGaaactgaggcataattattatgcttacCACCCTccccctatacacacacacagtgactcTGTATGATTGTCGTGATTTGGCCAGTGGATGTTCAGAGTGCCTTGTGTCCATACTGGGATCAGAGTTCacgtgtgggtggtgtgtgatcAGGGAAAGCTGTGAGGTGTTGCAAGAATGCACCAATGATGTTTGGGTTACTGAGGGGAGAAATTGTCCTACCCCTTTCATCAACTCAATCTCTCCAGAATCTGGTAATTGTTATATTAAACCTGTATGCCATGACACTCCTACACCCACAGGACCAGTTGAGGGTGGTACAGCGATCACTGTGATGGGCACTGACCTTGGGGTGACCTTTGTTGACGTTCTGAACGCTACCCTTACATTAGGAGGTGTAGCCTGCACTCCCATCAATACTGACTATATACCAGGGAGgcaatttgtgtgtgtgaccaACCACTTTGGAATTACAGGCTTCAATGTCTTCACTATGGTCCTATATGGCAATATACACGTCAATGTAAACGCTGATTCCTTCATTGCGTTGAATCCTATTGTTAGTAGCGTCAAGCCGACCTTTGGACCCATGGCCGGAGGTACCAAactgactgtggggggtaaagAGTTAGGAACTGGTAACCTTGAGAACACTAGAGTCACTATAGAAATCAATGGAGGGCCAACCTATCCCTGCAGCATGATgtaagtgctataattattaaagaacATGCAGTAGACAATGTTTAAACCTTTCCGTGCAGATCAGTCTTTTCTCAAGAGATTGAATGCACCGCTACGGCAGCAAACCTCACCTCCGCTGCAGAGGTGGTGGTTACTATTGATGCTGCTAGACTGACTTTCGGAGTGGTGTTCAGTTACCGTAACAATCCCAATGTAACTGCTGTGTTTCCTAGCAACACCATTCCCAGTGGAGGCATCACACTGACCTTTACTGGACTAGACATGAACGTGGTACAACAGCCTGTGTTGGAGGTGTATAGAGGAGCGGGGTCTCCTCTGGTGAGCCAGCAATAATGTTTGTACATGATGTACTTACTCTCTCCCCCTCTTACAGAGAAGCTACTGCATTGTTGTGAACAGTACCGCAATCACATGCTGTACTCCTAGTCTAGGGACGACCTCACTGACCCCATTGAACTATTCCCTGTTGTTTGATGATGCCCCACCCACTACACAAGCACGTCTCCCCATCatcgtccaatcagatccCTTCAATTTTACACTAGAGGGTTCTCAAGAGGTCACCAGTGGCACAGTGACCCTCATACGCATTGTGGTACGTCctatagctagtatactgACGCTATATATACTGTTACCGTGTGTGTATCCAGGGTGATAATCTCGACTCAGTGGAGACCAGTGAGATACGAGTGACCGTGGGAGGGGAGGAGTGTGTCAAGATACCCTCCAATAGTAGAGGTAGTGACATCATCTGCACTGTCCCCTTGGAGCCGCCAGGAGGGCAGGAACTAGCCATCATAAATGTGAGTAACTATCTAAAAATAACTGTTTGTCACTGTCTCCTTCAGGTGACCATTGGGAGCAACATATCTCAAGTATTGGACCGTCAACTGACTTATTCGCTTCCTACCTTTCTTGGGCCAACAGTTCCTCTGGAGATCATCATTCCAGTTATTGTTGTTATCTTTGTATTGGTCGTGTGTTTACTGATGATTGTGATTGTCTGCTTATATCTGAACTCGAGGAGAAAGTTCATGTCGATTGCTATGCACCAACAAATGGTAGAGCTTGTGGCTACTACTGGGTAAGTAacgctatataattatataccttctTATGTCGCTTTTACGGTTGTATTAGGAAAACTCCGGAGGCAGTGGATGGAAATAATGCACTCGTTAGTAAGTtagtatacatgtgtacaattaTAGTCTAGTTATATTCATTGACCTACAGAATCAGAGCTTGATGAAATTGCCAAGTCCATCCCAGACTCATTCAAAATACCAGCCTCCATATTGAAGCTCTCCAGTACTGCAATTGGACAAGGTAAAGAAAGATGTGCATTTCACTTAATTTATGGGATGTCACTATACAGGTGAATTTGGCGTTGTGTACAAGGGAATTCTGACAGACTGGAACAAAGTACCTATGCAGGGGGTGGCCGTGAAGACATTAAAAGGTGACATCAATTGAAAATATTtaccttacatgtacatgttactgTATATAGGTTATATCAACCACTCGTTTTTCTGGTTCTCTTGCTAGGTTTTTGCTACCCCCTACATAAAAAGTACAATTTCTGGCCAACAGCTAATAATACAACACAGTCAACCAACGTTGCATTTCTGATGAGCCATGCAGTTAATCATTGTTATActctatatatgcatgcaggtcTGTTCTCGTTGTCGGATGTTCAGAGCATGGTGTGTGAGGTAAACAAGATGCAGGACTTTGATCATCCTCACGTCATGTCCCTGATTGGGGTGTGTCTCGATGCTGGCCCCGGGATTGCTATAGTGATGCCATATATGGCCAATGGGAGCCTTTTCGACTACCTCAAGAAAGAAAGGGATAATCTGGAGCTGGACGATGACTGTGAGATtgatcaggtgtgtgtgtgtgtgtgtgtattttagCAATTTTAATTAGCACTATTATTTATAAACACACCGGCCCCAATTGCAAGGCATAACTACTTGAGTGTAGAAATTAATTTGTATGCATGCGTATATATAGGGACAGTACGGAGTGGTTTCAATAATATTGAAGATTAGAGCACCATGCACCAAAGGATTTTGATCATGCAGCGTTGTCCTTTTCATTCTCTGTATAGATTCTGGCAGTGAGGAAACTGCTACTAAAAATGTGCCATCAGATAGCACTGGGAATGGCCTACTTGGCCGAGCAGAAGTTTGTCCATCGAGACCTTGCAGccagaaactgcatgtgagtgaCTATGTGTAGTGAGAGACGTCAGTGTTAACAATAATCACATGTAAAGCTACAAAGATAATTACTGATTCATTGCGACGAATCTAACGTTACTATTATCGTAGCAGTATCACAAATCAACAACTCATCCAACTCTTCATGAAAATTGACTTACGTGCATTGTTAGCGTGGTTTCATCTTGTACATTCCTATAGGCTGGACTCGGGAGGGGGTATCAGGGTGGGGGACTTTGGTCTGGCTGAGGACGTCTATGCTAGCGGCTACTTCAGACAGAACGATCGAGCCAATGTGAAGGTGCCCTACAAATGGATGGCCTTGGAGAGTCTCAACGATGCCATCTTCACAGAGAAAACTGATGTGGTCAGTCAGTGCATGGTAGACTAATAAGCACTCCAGGAAATTGTGAAATTTTCTGTGCATTTATTGGTATTATAGGTATAGACCTCCTGCATGTGGTGCTCAATTAATTACAAAGTTTACGACCAAATACGAGTGGACAAACATTTATAGCAAGACATATGCTCATTCAGTGGTCGTAcggtgtgactgtgtgggaggttTTCAATGGAGGACGGACTCCCTACCCTGCCGTGGACCCACTGTCCCTCATCCAGCTGCTGGGAGAGGGGAGGAGACTAGAGAGACCTCTCACTGCAGCCTGTGCCACCGAGATGTGAGTGTATATACTCTTTGAGTTGTAGCATGCAGTAATTTGAGTACTGCATCACTGTGTGCAACTCCCCCCCTCCTAGCTCGGAGTTGGCTGTAATTGAAGCGGGGAAAAGTTGTCAATACCATTTTAGTGTTGCATGCTCTCTTAATTGTGGTTCCACACTTTTGTTCTAACCGAggctactgtatatgcattaCCTCCTCACCCAGTTCTGTGGTGATGCGCAAGTGTTGGAGGGAGGACCCAGAGGAGAGGCCAACCTTCTTACAACTGTCCTCCATTGTGGAGAGGCTACTGGCATCCATCTCTGGCTACACTGAGCTCGGAATGGTGCTAGTGGATACCAGTAAAGAGGAGGAGGAGCTCAGtaagtgtataaattatatggaCTTAAATTTGTTAGCCATGCAGCTTTTATTTTGTTTGCcgtaggctataattattgtatgtatacagtagaacctcgattatccggacaccttggttcccgaggcaggccggataactgaatatacgaatagataaaccacgccttgatccacccactttattgataaacaacAGTGCCAcctggttgtctgcgcatgcgcagaagataaacagacttgtctccatagtaacagctgcaatgcgcatgtgcatttCAGGGACAAGCCCATTTCTGAATTATTAtatctgattaaaaagaaacttccaagccggataatggaggttccggataatggagggccggataatcgaggttctgtTCTACTGTATTTTGAAAGGAAGTGTATATAtaccgactagaaaaacatttgcaatgtgaaaaattgctaggattgcatggccaggggaaccacaaaaaaacgtggaaacaagaaatccgacgagagcatatatataactccaatccgttacaacgtcaatcacatgtatactggttgttttcccagccaataattataaatataaatacgaaatttttactggtggggtggtgatgaccaatccttttattatacatccattttggaatgtgcaggcatataatcatgatgatttgtgatgaattgatgttcctaatacatgcagtgttgagcacaggtacacagtccatccatgcatagtaacatgcacggaccgtataCTGGtaacctgcatggaatgatgtgtggatggaagctggtagatggatctggaacacagtctatatactatgtattgtacatgttcatgacgttgtaacggattggagttatatatatgctctcgtcggatttcttgtttccacgcttttttgtggttcccctggccaatcctagcaatttttcacattgcaaatgtttttctagtcggattccctttctttttcaatacaagtggaacgtcaagaggcagtatagaagttcaagaagagaagacaggactaattagatatcttctcgaatatctctggactatatataataattatagtaatatttgatatgttgaatttgtgaatcagtattaaatgacagccattttaagagcatgatatatagccagtgcatatagcatgcttgtcagagaaagggagctagagctgaacagtgtgaagaaaagcaacacctccaGGCTATGGAaatgcactgattttaggcgcatggtttcttagccacgcctatctattatttggccacaacacaattgctgagtcattaaagatggtggaattgtctaggtaagagaaatagagactgagaggtcatctgcctcgtaagcaatcgcaaatctgaagaagcgctttataatccaggttgtagttgtttggaaaccctgtgcagaatgtcctggagatggctgtacttggagtaaatgctgggcaagaaacttactcactcactca
This region of Halichondria panicea chromosome 12, odHalPani1.1, whole genome shotgun sequence genomic DNA includes:
- the LOC135345203 gene encoding plexin-A2-like isoform X1 — translated: MAMLVTLFALFLLQGAAQSQSFSFQDSTNVPGLQVDSSGRTFLAAGNYLYRLNLQLVQEERIDLGATVINRGLALSSTGMVVVCLEDLSCSVYNASNLGAGPIRSVSNAIASANPNFGAAIITSGDTVYTGASTGAGERMVLQQFGEGFNRSSDNNRNLFNGGELIFGVGEFSRQFYGGFVSGNFTYYVVSDYQPADARAIRLLRICNMPDCGGPSTCGMTALYELGFNCGSRSISGATRVCGVSLVEDFSGISGPTAVVTICTPGFTTRNSICVVNITAVNEAMDTKYDSCIVSRSTVGEDINIAWKTITDNCNALPEVTGDRCDTPTPIGILAPDGSRDSIAPVRINFGGTVPTTSIAVKMEQFSFVFVATDDSRIRGYDVSGTSTLFYNQPVTSLVHQLSWQEGLNYITATTNNSVFQVPIEECSQRIDCTSCTNNLNPLCGWCVVENKCSRQTQCQNSSLSSRWTQDNTNCVTATVEPMQPVLDPEISVGVLTVALTSPGLPFLLAGETFSCHLADSEGRFPPITVPAVEVTQGTVYNCSITGMVPDYHGVTATINLGFQSSLFNEPFDITNQALTIYRCSAGESCKDCLGLDSPCGWCNLNKQCSGTSAPCRNVSHFLQVSGGNNFTAECPLLDTPPSSEYTQPIRVAQDLRLTTKNLISPTDGFEYYCVVNGVSLIAQYENKNSILCTVGSGQLTLPAGVGSSTVDVKVMWSGNGINHLLSSIMQQTNVTLYDCRDLASGCSECLVSILGSEFTCGWCVIRESCEVLQECTNDVWVTEGRNCPTPFINSISPESGPVEGGTAITVMGTDLGVTFVDVLNATLTLGGVACTPINTDYIPGRQFVCVTNHFGITGFNVFTMVLYGNIHVNVNADSFIALNPIVSSVKPTFGPMAGGTKLTVGGKELGTGNLENTRVTIEINGGPTYPCSMISVFSQEIECTATAANLTSAAEVVVTIDAARLTFGVVFSYRNNPNVTAVFPSNTIPSGGITLTFTGLDMNVVQQPVLEVYRGAGSPLRSYCIVVNSTAITCCTPSLGTTSLTPLNYSLLFDDAPPTTQARLPIIVQSDPFNFTLEGSQEVTSGTVTLIRIVGDNLDSVETSEIRVTVGGEECVKIPSNSRGSDIICTVPLEPPGGQELAIINVTIGSNISQVLDRQLTYSLPTFLGPTVPLEIIIPVIVVIFVLVVCLLMIVIVCLYLNSRRKFMSIAMHQQMVELVATTGKTPEAVDGNNALVKSELDEIAKSIPDSFKIPASILKLSSTAIGQGEFGVVYKGILTDWNKVPMQGVAVKTLKGLFSLSDVQSMVCEVNKMQDFDHPHVMSLIGVCLDAGPGIAIVMPYMANGSLFDYLKKERDNLELDDDCEIDQILAVRKLLLKMCHQIALGMAYLAEQKFVHRDLAARNCMLDSGGGIRVGDFGLAEDVYASGYFRQNDRANVKVPYKWMALESLNDAIFTEKTDVWSYGVTVWEVFNGGRTPYPAVDPLSLIQLLGEGRRLERPLTAACATEISVVMRKCWREDPEERPTFLQLSSIVERLLASISGYTELGMVLVDTSKEEEELIGFPFFFNTSGTSRGSIEVQEEKTGLIRYLLEYLWTIYNNYSNI